The sequence TCCCTCGTCACCACGCGCGGCCAGGCGCCCCCGGACCTCTTGCCGGAAGGGGCGGCGTTCAACGGCCTCGGGGTCTCGCCAGTTAGTACTTTGGTTTTAGCGAGTTAGTGAGGAAaactgagagggaaggagggagaaaagaactgaaggggagagggaggaaaggagggagggaggaagggaaggagggagggagggagggagatagggagggaagaagggaggaagggaggaagagagggagagaggaagggagggaagacgtaagggagggaaggaaaatgtcAGGAAGGAGAAAATCTAGGGACGAGGGTTGCTGTGACAAAGGGTTACATCCAGGGGGACTCTGAAGGGATGGTGGGTTAGGAGGGGGGGTGATGCGGCTGAAGCAGTGGGAAATGGGATGTGttgggaaggaatgggaggaaggggtggaggggggtgagtaGGATGATGATGGATATCGACAGATAATTtgagtgtagaaggaatgggagtaGAGAGATTTGATAGTTGAGGTGTGGTATGTTATCTTGGGCCATGATTAGATAGTTTTAAATGCCTTCGAGAGTTTCTGCTGTGGATTCGGTTGGGGAGGTccgagaaacaaaggttttcttattgggggaggataagaggggacatgtttgaggggtggagggagaggttgatGTTAAAAGGATGGGGTCGAAGATGGGATAAATTAGGTTAGGTGATTGAAGAGTAGAGGAGATTGGGgcgtctggatttagaatggcaaaagaatttgactgggagagggTAGAAatggaatgaggaagagatgctAGGGGAGACGcagaaacatcttgggaggaaagGTGAGGGGTAGAGCGATTATTGgagtagggagtgagagagaaacctagccgacgtgcttcctgtctgccTTCATGAAGAGTGAGGTCAAGTCTGAATCCGAGAGTTGCCACttcagattcaaacttgtaggtagggcagcccctataaaacgTTATGGGAGCCGCCACAgatggcacatgtgcgtgactgtgcagagtAGTTTGGTTGATAATAACCTGGTTTGGCACATAGAGGGTATCGGGTTGTGGAAAGGCAGTGTTTGAAAGGATGGCTTAGACTCCAACGATTCTGACATTGGCGGGACATGGCCAGACAAGGAGGGAttttccaccaatgtaaacattaatgtTGGGGGACTTACGACGGCCTCtagggggaatggtgtagcatCACAGTCactgaggcaggcgagtaagtctccACAATTTGACCAATCCTTGTCGTAGACAGGACAGTTTTttggggagacagagacagttcCGGTACGAGTACTGAGGGTGGGATAAGGTTGGGCAGGGATGGGTTTGCCAGTGCAGTCTGccagggttgataatgctttagcttgggttTTGGATGTAACTGTGATAAGGATCGGGGCGGCTGCGgtaggaaactttgcctactttgGAGACACTACTGGAAGAGGatagtgttgtcagagtaagaaGCTGTTGGAGGGGGGAACACGAAAATCGATCCCATTTAGCTGTGTTTAAATAAAGTATCTAAGATGATCGTAGGGGTGGACACAACAGAAGAGCCTGGAATCGGGGAATCGGGAGAATTTGAATCACTGAGACTTTTTGATGAAGGAACAAGTCTTATCGCCCCTAATAATAGTATaaagtcttcattactggccatggtatgttagggagagaaacagtccatccccttgaggggtaagggctagacaactaaacaggggaataccgtgcccatggctcccccaggccgtTCATGACAGGCACAAAGtcaacctttcatcctttcacacCTTAGGTAATGTATAGTAGACGAGGtcggagaagagaggggaaaagaccgtgcaaaaattagtcgagtcgagggctgaggcctAATGCAGGGGTGATCTCCAGAATTGGGTTccagtctctgtctcctaagccccccacggtAACAACGGGCATGGGactggagggagtgggggggaagagaaagagaaagataaagagagagagcaaaagaaagagaaagagagagagaaaaaagagaaaaaaacaaaaagaaagaaatagagactacactaaaaccataaatatataccatatactctacatatatacCACTGCATAATCTACTTCAGGGTGAAAGTAATCGAAAAGTAACAGATtacaaattgcaaaaataatcgaagtaatatatttaaaaaatgagtaTCGCCCATCATTAccatctgtttttttctgtctctatctcttcctctactatatttatttatgagtGTGTACACTTCtatgaatgtgaaaaaaatgatagatagatagatagatatactataagcTCCCTAGACCGCCCCGCATCTtcgcttctttcctcccctcagaGCGGGCGCGTGTACGTGGGGACGAGCGACGGCAGCGTGGTGGAGTGGACGGGCCGCGTCGCCACCCGCTACGTGTCGCCGCCTGATGATCCCCCGACGCTGGCTCCTGTCCGCTTGGCGATCGCGGCCGGCCAGGGGGTCACCTTCACGGCTTGCAGGTATAGAGGACAAGCATGTTTATAGTAATTTCTTTTGACAGATGCTCGCAACTGGTTAATGTACTTAACCTGATCTATGTAATTTTATCACACATtacttatgattttattatatattgctttCAGTAGAGTACATATTTACAACCTACGTGAATTCTCACACAAAGTGGCTTTACCATTTCCATATATCCTTCCATTTTAATGTTTTACAGTATAGAGCTGTAGAAGGAAGCCCCGGTGATAAATCTAAATGTTCAGATCCATCCCACATACTTATGATCAGCTTTGATGCCTTCACTTACTCATACCATCttccagaatatatattatttttccaattctAGACTAGATTCCGCCGTCGTGGTTAGATGCTACACAACAGACACTCCCAAACTGACGTTCTTCTCCGATTCGCTGATTGAGGCTCCGTCCGAGGACTGGATTCCTACTTCTGCTCGCCTGGGGGCAGAAATCCTGATCCTCGGCGCACGCATGAAGCAACCTTTTATTGTCCTCGACCTCAAATCGGGAAAGTTTACCACGATCGAGTACGGCTGAAAGGCGCACTCTTATACCGTTCTACCAAATGAAATTATTCTGGGTTCAATAAAGATGCTCTTAAATTGTAACAAACTTCAGAgcaatatttttgtttgtcattCGTGGAACATGTCGAAGttcatatgtaaatgtaaatactaTGGCTGCACTGTACACACCTAGtgctttaaagtatatataagcaAACCAAAAACACCGTATTGGTTGTATTTATTTCAGGCTTTTGAGTACACCATTTTTTGGTATAGGCAAATAAACAAACTTGTAATTGAGTTGGtcagttataaaataattattttgtctttaatttctttcccttttcctttgccaACAACTTACAAGCAGTGACTTTTTAGAGGTGCTTATCATTGATAAGTTATATGGGAAAGTATGAAAATACCATACACAACATTTGTGATGTCACTTTTTAAGTACTTGTAACTCCTCACAATTCTGATAAAACAGTGAACTCACTTGTGTTCACATGCCTGGTGAACACAATAAACTGAGATAATAGTACAAGAACTACAATTTCAAGTACTAAACTTTAAATAATTTACATGCATAAATACTACCTGAAGAAACAGGTAATTCAATGGTGTGGAAACTACATCATAAAAATATACTGTATGTTCTACTGGAAATCCTACCCTAACACAGTAGGATGAGTTACTCCCATACTAGCAAGAGCTCAGACATAACATTTTCTGTTAGGTTTCTACTACCATCATAAGAAATACTCTCCTTTAAACAAAAGTTTAAAATCTAGTACGTTacttattgagaaaaaaaatatattcaaataaaaaataagaataaaatgctATGCTAAAGCCTTGCATTGGCCAAATGGGCCTAGTAAGGGTACAAACGAGAAATCTCCAGGTTCCAGCACAGTTGTCAGTCCCAACTTTCTGCCCATGACACTTTATTACACAAAAGGCATTCCCTTCCCTCTGACAAATAGAAGATTCCTCCTAAGGCAAACAAAAGGTCTTGGTGGAACAAATCATCTTTTGTGCTCATCTGGCATTTCCTTGGCAAACACAATAACCCTTGTTGAACAATTTCATGTTCACCAAAGCTGACAGCAGACTTCTCAGATGCACCTTATGTTTCTACTATTCTTCTCATATAACCACAATAACACTGAATGACTTAAAGGGCTTGAGGTGACAAACATAGTGAAAATTATATTGTTACCATGATAGACTATCCGAGATACAAATATACAGCCACAATACAGTGGATTCAAAAtcaaaatctaatttttttttacttcaaaacaATGAGTTAACCAACTAAATTCTATATATACAGAGTAGCATATGGTCAATAAATACTACACAGATCTGTCACCTCTTCTTCAATTTCATGGATGTATTTCTAGAGTTCACTGGTAGGCCATCCAATGGATTTGGTAATGGCAATGTCAGAATATCAAAATCTTGTACTTTACCTCTTACTGACAAGCCATGTTCCAGTTATTTCCTATGTGTACTCTTCATTCTACCTAATATCCAATGTGGGATTGGGAAGGTAATGCAAGAATTATGCAAAATGAACCTAGGCCCAATATCACTAACACTTCATTTCCATACAAGTCTGATACTTTAATCTCTGCTGAGGAGCTACATTCTTTTTCACACAAATCAATCAAATTCAGTGTATATCTTTCAATAATATTAGACTAGTAAAGTCTGACTTGTCCAAACATTTATCCCTCAAACAGTATGAGGTTTTATCTGGCACTGACCTACAACAATGTACAAATCTATTTACAAAATCTGGTGGGGAATGTTCTATCACCAACTAATTGGATAAATCATGGCAAAAGAATCTGTCCAAATCCAGGAGTGGTCCAAATTTATGCTACAACagaattattacaaaaataatcaaaaggaaaagagatgatgGTGTAGATCAAAGAAAATACTAAGTGTAATGACTAAAACCACAAGTTAACTATACAAAACTTTAGCACATCTTTGGTGGCAAGCAAGAGGAGGCAGGGGAAAAAATTCTGTTATAATATGCAGATTTAGACATCTCTAAATCCTATGATACTTTCACCTATATATTTAATAACCTAATTTGAACAACCTCTCTAGGCCAAGTATCTGATATGGCAAATTCAATCACACAATAATTCATTGTTAACGGACAACTGTTGTACAGCAGATTGAAAatgacaagacaaataaataacaaaaaagattccCCTATATTGTAAATGCATTTCCTTCTTTATATTCACATTGTAAACATCTCCACAGTTTCTGCCTGTGATGGATCACTGGGGTCTGTAAAGAGCTGCAATGGCTCAGCCTTGACAATGGATCCCTTCCCACCAAGACTGTCTGGACTGAACTCTTCACTACCAATGTGAGAATGTTCGGCAGCAAACTGGGCATACTCTTCGTCTATTTCTTCCTGAGCCAGATGAACCTGCTGAAGGGCTTGTCCCCCTGTTGAGGAGGTGGAAACCATAGCTGTCCCATTGGAGGTCATGGTGCTTGTCACATTTTCTCCTGAGGCAGGCTGATGGGAACTCATGGAAGTTGCAGTCAAGAAGGAAGGAGCTGTTGTTGTGGCTGTGGTGGTGGATGTGCTATCCATCACCACAGGGATGGCATAGTACACACCTGTGGCTGCAGAATCTTCCCCAGCAACAAGAATAGTGGTACTACCTGATACACTGTTCCCTAACTGATCCATCTGCTCTGCCACCTGaggaaacaaacataaaaaaaatcttagttcAACATATCACAGCACAGTAAgactaaaaaatatacattttaaaagcaTCATAGTGGGGCGAAGATagagattactttttttttccataacattttgaaatgtatatacagtatCCAAATTCATTATTACATAATCTAAACACTGTTAAACATGagaacatttttcctttctttttggaaGTTTACCTTAATGAACATCTACACACATGAGTCTATTTGCTTTCTATAAATACAGGAAATTCTtttgaaaaagtaaataatgaaaaagcaAATGTAGAGGAAGAAATCAACACTGATACACATTCAGAAATCAACAAAGAAGCTCACCTTTTCATTCCCTGACTAACAATCCTATCCATAACATTATGATAACAGTTAAGGAACTAAGACTCTCACCTTAAAGGCAGATTCCACAATGCTTAATTCTTCTTGATCTCTTCGTTTTGGTGACTCATCTCCTTCTTGCTTTACTTCTGCACTTAAAAAGTGGGCATCAGTTATAGTTGTACTACTGGCTGAATTACGAGATGCTGCATTGGAACCCTTTCGAACTTCCCGCAATCTCCCAGAGCTTTTTCTAGTGTAAGTTTTAGTAGTTGTAGATGTTGTTGTCATGGTCTGACTTGGTATCAGATCAGATACacttactttataataatttaaagatggaTCCACTTCCTTGACTACAGGAGGTGGCAACTCCGGAATTTTGCCTTCCTTTCGTAATTTAGCTACTCTCGACTTGTACTGGTTATTTGTGAGACCGTGAACTGAACTGTAATGGTCTCTCAAGCCTGCCCTGCCATCTAACATAGCATTGCATATCCGACATGGAGTATTTTGTATCTCCTGCATATTGTGCATTGTCCGCAGATGTGTCCGCAGATGCACTTTCTGCACAAACCCTTTGTTACAATAATCACATTTGAAAGGCCTCTCTCCAGTGTGAACTCTCACATGCATCTCCAGTTGCCCCTGGCTTGGGAAGTTCTTGCCACAAATATAACAATTAAGTCCACCATCTTCCTCATGCATCCGAACCATGTGAGATTTCAGAGAATCGGTCCGAGTGAACACCTGTAAAGAAAGCAACATTTTATTAAACTTCATCTATTGACACATACATACTGAAAATGACATGTTTGGTATAGTGGTGGTACTGGCAtctgattatttttcattataatctatCTTTATCACTCTGAATTCTGAGAGACAAATCTTCATCTCTCAGATCCAAGATATCTAAAACATCACAATCCATCTCTTACTTTCTGACAGACTGGACAAGTAAGGTTACTTGACTCTTCGTGATCATTTACAAGATGCTGGTGAAGAACATGACGCTGTGGGAAGGTTTCATCACAATATGGGCATGGAATGTCCTTTACTTCTAAGTGAGACTTCATATGTACACGAAGAGTAGTGACAGACCTgcaaaatcaatcaatcattcaatcaatctatcaaatcaaacaaacacagaaatatacaaaataacatttaaaaaatacagagaaataatCATTTGCTTGTTTCATTATTTCAAGGTGGTACCTTAGTGTTGATTTATAAATGCAGATGTTTCAACAATGCACATCATCATGTTGATTCACTATTAAACCCTTATTTACCAATCATTTGCATTTACGTAATCAAACCATTATTTTGCCAATCCTACCAAGTCCATAACCTTTGCATGCCATAAAGAGTCgtgcttactcactcactcactcactcactcactcactctcactctcttttttttttttttttttttactgattacaTGCTCATCCCATGATGTTCTGCATGttataaacaaatgataaaaatacatacacctaTGATATTAACTAATTAGATTCAGCTGACATAAATGTCCTAACAAAAAAATTTAGCCATGGAATGTGCTATCATGAAGAAACCAGGCTGAGGGTCAAAATATCATGCCATGGGAATTTGTTACCAAGTGTCAGACGACAAGGAAGTCTCATTGGTAAATAAGGGTGGAGTGTACTATATGTGAGTCTGCCTGAAAGGACCTATCTCTATAGGTGAAAGTATGTCCACATGCAGAACTTTCTCCTACCCAATTATCCAAGGTGCTGAGTGTTAATGAAAATTGgagaatacaaaaatataaaatcataatacaaacaataaaacattacttattattacttctatgtCACAGAGCGTACACTACCTAGAGAAAGAATATGGAGTATTCTCAATAAAAACATACAGCATTACAAATGGCTAATATATTCCATGGAAAATggcaatacataaaaaacataatctcCAGGATATGGGCTAATGGTATTGCAAAGCAGAGGCAAGGAAGTCTGATACCACATGAGTGTTTGCACATGCCTGCCTACAAGCTGCACCCTCAAGAGAGTCCCCATATAAGTAAACCTAATGCCCATATTTTCATCTAAGAGCCAAAGCAAGGCACCCAGACCTAACAGGTTAACCCTTATCTGCCAGGCCATGACTATAGCCTTCATAACAAACCAACTCATCACACTGTTGTATTATCACTGACAAAATTTAACCTTCTTGTGCGTGGAATTACTAGGAATAACCAAGGAAAGTTAAGGCTATTGATTCAAAAGCCTAAAAATGTTGCTAAACAAGACCATGAAATTGTATAATTTGATATACCACTCCTAAGCTTTCTCTAAATTCACTCGAACTATCATCATACCTAAATTCCTTGCCACACTCATCACATGGAATCCCAGGCTCATCTTCTGCTGTCCTTGGCTGTGATCGTCTTCCCGGCTTCTTTGAATTTGCAGTTCTATCTTTCAGGGTGGTAGGGAAATCCATTACCTGCAAGAAGAAAAATCATGAGTGAGTCGTTGGGTAAAATCACCCTAAAACAATCAACAATCAATCTTCTATGAAATAACTATGGTATAAGGTAATCATGTTACTGTTTTTGCATATgagcataattataaaaatattgctaCAACTGCCTTGAAGAACTCTGAAAAATTTGGTGACCAatgcaaagaaacagaaaagaaccTCCTTTAACCTGATGATGCTGGGAAGGCATGTATACatctttacaattatcattgttatccattGATGCCAGAaaggcacacatatatgcattaccCATTGTGATTTTAGTGTATTAATattgtttacacacagatggctccacaaactCTTAGTCACCAAGAAGACAATTTTTAGACTTACTTGACCTTGCCTATACCTTGAATTTTCAGACaggttttcatctttttcattaacAATGTTATAGTACTATCacaaataataacactgataacaataataactataaaaaatcaAGCAATGGGGAAACAGGTAAGCACAGGTAGGCCTCATAATTGGTTAAGCACTTGTAAAGCCAACCATGCATAAACAAGTGACAAAACAATAGCAGACAGTGCACATAACCATTGCTAATGGGCtaataactgtataataataataatgattataataacaataacattgataacaataatactagtcaGTTCAATCTGCATATATAGAAGGCCACATCCATTTTCATCAGCACCACAGACAAACAGTATGTAAATGAACCACACATTATCATTTGACATCTACCTATCAAGCAAATAACATCTCATAATAACATTTACTGCtcaaaaaataatactttaaagGCCTTTTAAATCTTCAGTAAATTTTTTCAATACAAATAATCCTGATTGTgccagtagaaaaaaatatgaataataaggaCAGACTATAgtttaaaaaatgtgtgtttttgacCTTTGCAAATATTAAGCTAAAAAATGAGCGAACGAATCCCTACAACCCTATGGGTTTTAATCCCACCCAATCCTCTGATCATGATCACTGATTAGCGGTGACCACTAACTGTTCTTTCACCAGAAATAGAAGCTTTAACAATAATCTAAACTCTCTGATCACAGTTGCCAGTAACAATATTGTTAATGTTGCATGAGATAAGTAATTATGAACTGAGATAAATGTTAACTAGAAAAGAAGCAAATACTATAACACAAATCATGAGTCAGTTTTTATAACTATTTATCAAATGTCATACTTCCTTGGCAGCTAGCCCACCAACTACAATTCAAAAGGAATAAGAAGTCCAACTATAATTTAAACTTTCCAATCATATTTGCCAGTTCTTATGTAATTAATAATGTACATCCATAATTACAATAGCTGAAAGCTGTAAACGTGGATAGAGGAAATACTATCTATTCAAGTTAGTATCACTAtcaattaatgattatgatacagtAACAGACTCTTTAGTGACTGCACACTTATGAagccatatatgtgtaaacaaaataaattagaCAATCCACAGTGTACAGTGAATACACCCTAAGCTCATGGATAAATATTACTACAATGATAGTAGATAACTACCAAGAAAAAAGtactcacatcatcatcttctgACAGcttgggaaaatataaataaaattggttCAACTAGAATTAAAGTATATGGATGAATGACAGGTATGCATGGAATGACATAAAACTAAATATACAGTATTTTTCATTGTACCTTGATCTATACTAATGCAATACATTCTTCAAAAGGGTACAATATATGATATTGAATACATAGCCCTCAATAACTCTACCCAAAtctgatatatttaaaattcatcTGACTTGACTGTTTAACCCTGTTTCACATTAACCTATTCACATTGGGTAATTTCCTATCACATCATGGCTAAAATTTCACTGACACAGGATGACATTTAATCACATCATGAACCAGGGCCCCAGTGGCTGGGATGATGCCTCAAGAGACTGACCTTGAGCTAGACAATAGCCTAGCAATGCATGTTAATTCATTCCAGATTCAATAAACATAATTTGAAAGTCACACCTAACCCCCTTTGTGATACtctaaatacatgaatataaagaTTCCGCAAAAGAAGTGTCCATAGGCTGCTGGTATGGATATTAACGATCATATTCAGACACACTTTGGGCACTATTTCCAGTGGAGGTCTGAAACCGCCACAGCCCTGATTGGAGATGACACGAGGCAGCTCAACAGTGATTGGCTGTGATGTGAGACAGCCTGATGGCAATTTGGCAATTTGGCACAAGATAAAGGTCTGGCTCTCCATTTAAGGTGTCCAAAGCATCTTTGAATATGAGCATAAATATGGCACTGTTTAAAATCTTTGATAAAGAAGCAGCACAtgtaattttagaaataaaacttacatttttttctagtaCA is a genomic window of Penaeus monodon isolate SGIC_2016 chromosome 10, NSTDA_Pmon_1, whole genome shotgun sequence containing:
- the LOC119577514 gene encoding PR domain zinc finger protein 10-like — encoded protein: MSHKEVIVENDEMEDGSIFVCFMCEKEFRKVSLLNEHMQMHQNMPVINRMLKESSRGRGVEVQGGGLAGGAGCKSAGQRRGGGRGMLFLFSRLFDLILGSCISVKMYIIIENSITITFFLLSCITVTFVICRHYFQSRGSRGRGRGKRPLSMDDEEDMEENDTNVQLQDEEIMMVPPPSKKSSGPLIMNAEPDGFICPPTNSFSTTKKHVKIRKKLIVQEVVYEEVEEDEREGETNGAHTANNILVSRHCLMHKKESSKGEEDDEDNFDEENPEGEIVELSEDDDVMDFPTTLKDRTANSKKPGRRSQPRTAEDEPGIPCDECGKEFRSVTTLRVHMKSHLEVKDIPCPYCDETFPQRHVLHQHLVNDHEESSNLTCPVCQKVFTRTDSLKSHMVRMHEEDGGLNCYICGKNFPSQGQLEMHVRVHTGERPFKCDYCNKGFVQKVHLRTHLRTMHNMQEIQNTPCRICNAMLDGRAGLRDHYSSVHGLTNNQYKSRVAKLRKEGKIPELPPPVVKEVDPSLNYYKVSVSDLIPSQTMTTTSTTTKTYTRKSSGRLREVRKGSNAASRNSASSTTITDAHFLSAEVKQEGDESPKRRDQEELSIVESAFKVAEQMDQLGNSVSGSTTILVAGEDSAATGVYYAIPVVMDSTSTTTATTTAPSFLTATSMSSHQPASGENVTSTMTSNGTAMVSTSSTGGQALQQVHLAQEEIDEEYAQFAAEHSHIGSEEFSPDSLGGKGSIVKAEPLQLFTDPSDPSQAETVEMFTM